Proteins found in one Brachypodium distachyon strain Bd21 chromosome 5, Brachypodium_distachyon_v3.0, whole genome shotgun sequence genomic segment:
- the LOC100845748 gene encoding OTU domain-containing protein DDB_G0284757 isoform X1, with the protein MTHMFPNEGASSSSASMSSQRSETDDDKMIAMVLEEEYAKLDGAMAKRLSNLTSIPHVPRINTYFPTYSDATMDHHRLHDRLNAYGLFEVRVSGDGNCQFRALSDQLYRSPEHHKHVRKEIVKQLKACNSLYEGHVPMRYKHYCKKMKKSGEWGDHVTLQAAADKFAAKICLLTSFRDTCFVEIVPQYQAPQRELWLSFWSEIHYNSLYDARDLPSKYKPRKKHWFF; encoded by the exons ATGACTCATATGTTCCCAAATGAAGGTGCCTCATCCAGCTCAGCCTCTATGAGCAGCCAAAGGAGTGAGACAGATGATGACAAGATGATTGCGATGGTTCTTGAAGAAGAATATGCCAAGCTAGATGGTGCTATGGCCAAACGTCTTTCAAATTTAACATCTATTCCT CATGTTCCCCGGATTAATACATACTTCCCGACATATAGTGATGCCACTATGGATCATCACCGCCTTCATGACAG GTTGAATGCGTATGGCCTGTTTGAAGTGAGGGTATCAGGTGATGGCAATTGTCAG TTCCGTGCACTCTCGGACCAGCTATATCGATCACCCGAGCATCACAAGCATGTCCGGAAAGAGATAGTGAAGCAG CTCAAGGCGTGTAATTCCTTGTATGAAGGTCATGTCCCGATGAGATATAAGCATTATTGCAAGAAGATGAAAAA ATCTGGTGAATGGGGAGACCATGTCACATTGCAAGCAGCTGCTGATAAG TTTGCTGCGAAAATATGCCTTCTAACATCATTCAGAGACACCTGTTTTGTTGAAATTGTTCCACAGTATCAGGCTCCACAGAGAG AGCTTTGGCTAAGTTTCTGGTCTGAAATTCATTACAACTCGCTGTATGATGCTCGAG ATCTACCTAGCAAATACAAGCCTAGAAAGAAGCACTGGTTCTTTTAG
- the LOC100845748 gene encoding OTU domain-containing protein DDB_G0284757 isoform X2 has translation MSSQRSETDDDKMIAMVLEEEYAKLDGAMAKRLSNLTSIPHVPRINTYFPTYSDATMDHHRLHDRLNAYGLFEVRVSGDGNCQFRALSDQLYRSPEHHKHVRKEIVKQLKACNSLYEGHVPMRYKHYCKKMKKSGEWGDHVTLQAAADKFAAKICLLTSFRDTCFVEIVPQYQAPQRELWLSFWSEIHYNSLYDARDLPSKYKPRKKHWFF, from the exons ATGAGCAGCCAAAGGAGTGAGACAGATGATGACAAGATGATTGCGATGGTTCTTGAAGAAGAATATGCCAAGCTAGATGGTGCTATGGCCAAACGTCTTTCAAATTTAACATCTATTCCT CATGTTCCCCGGATTAATACATACTTCCCGACATATAGTGATGCCACTATGGATCATCACCGCCTTCATGACAG GTTGAATGCGTATGGCCTGTTTGAAGTGAGGGTATCAGGTGATGGCAATTGTCAG TTCCGTGCACTCTCGGACCAGCTATATCGATCACCCGAGCATCACAAGCATGTCCGGAAAGAGATAGTGAAGCAG CTCAAGGCGTGTAATTCCTTGTATGAAGGTCATGTCCCGATGAGATATAAGCATTATTGCAAGAAGATGAAAAA ATCTGGTGAATGGGGAGACCATGTCACATTGCAAGCAGCTGCTGATAAG TTTGCTGCGAAAATATGCCTTCTAACATCATTCAGAGACACCTGTTTTGTTGAAATTGTTCCACAGTATCAGGCTCCACAGAGAG AGCTTTGGCTAAGTTTCTGGTCTGAAATTCATTACAACTCGCTGTATGATGCTCGAG ATCTACCTAGCAAATACAAGCCTAGAAAGAAGCACTGGTTCTTTTAG